The Megalobrama amblycephala isolate DHTTF-2021 linkage group LG16, ASM1881202v1, whole genome shotgun sequence genome includes the window CATGTCATTCAACGATGAAACCAATAATGCTGATTGGGTGTATGAGATATTAAACAAGGAAACTTTAAAGGACAAATGTAAGGAGCAAATGAGCTTTGGAAGGAAGGAATTTGAGACAAAAGAGTTTAATCAAGGTCATCTTGCTGCGGCGGCCAATCACAGGTGGTGTCAGGAAGCCTATCATGACACTTATTTGATGAGCAACATGGTACCACAGGATAAGAGCTTAAACAAGGGCATATGGAGTATGTTGGAGCAACATTGTCGAGACACAGCTATGGATGTCAATGTTCATAATGTCCATGTGTACACTGGACCACTTTACTgtggaaaagaaagaaatgcaaaacGCAGAAAGAGAAGCAACAATATTGAGAATGATTGTTATTTGGGAGGGAAAGCAGTGCCAACTCACTTCTTTAAGGTAGTGATTGTGGAGAACGAGGACTGGACAGTAAGAGAGCCGGAATTCTATCTGATGCCCAATGAAACACCAAAATTCGAAGGACAATTGGAAGAAAATGAAGTATTGAAAGAAGAGGCAACAATAGGCAACAGAGAATTGCTAAAGCACTTCAAGTTGAAAATTGGGGATTTTGAGAAACAGCCTTGGCTGAACATCATAGAACGTGATACAAAATTTAACAAGCAAATGAAAAGGAAAGTGAAATGGGCGGGAGAAGATGGAAATGGAGAGTTACATAGTGTTGGATTTGAAGTCAGAATAAGCCCACCACATGTTTAATGATGATACTGGTGGTGCCTGTGTTTGATGTGTGTACAGTGTTTTTAGTAAAGGTTTTTCCACTTTATTGAAAATAGATATATGTAATGTATTTATGActctatacagtatataaatatatatgcacACCATTCAGAAATGCTTTCTATAACCTTTTGATCTGAGGGCTTATACTTAAATGCTTGAAATTAATTTTGTAAACAAACATATCTTTATGTATTTCTGGCTTTCTTTATTAAActattttgtataatttttatatataaacatggATGT containing:
- the LOC125249082 gene encoding uncharacterized protein LOC125249082, which gives rise to MMNSESSGNSQTTLEKGGKNPPDDSLDDIVKDLLLYVNGFECLHEAKKVIEEKYDINIDHSNCWPADDIKRAWGKTQRMDIKSSRRRHWAIVILLQVIKMKLYEDECNRNSAQSNPMEGNLSQSCAESSPSDLPLRTDSNEQACGTEQSMTEDSEVPSTVSTAEPEKMRPPGPCKSTSNPATRPVYIRIPFSEMFGETPYTNVDLNDRSLYKLIDRPPSHNEIRKRKSYIMSFNDETNNADWVYEILNKETLKDKCKEQMSFGRKEFETKEFNQGHLAAAANHRWCQEAYHDTYLMSNMVPQDKSLNKGIWSMLEQHCRDTAMDVNVHNVHVYTGPLYCGKERNAKRRKRSNNIENDCYLGGKAVPTHFFKVVIVENEDWTVREPEFYLMPNETPKFEGQLEENEVLKEEATIGNRELLKHFKLKIGDFEKQPWLNIIERDTKFNKQMKRKVKWAGEDGNGELHSVGFEVRISPPHV